From a region of the Paralichthys olivaceus isolate ysfri-2021 chromosome 4, ASM2471397v2, whole genome shotgun sequence genome:
- the chfr gene encoding E3 ubiquitin-protein ligase CHFR codes for MDSCGRGRPWGKLVKVDSSETVLLFSRECTVGRKKGCYLSFPASKLVSGEHCKIVQDESSGLVWLEDMSTNGTVINMSKLVKKQTHMLQNGDVIHFVYRKSEPEQNIAYVYHSIKTEQAISQPCYDVERPAHSPASVPASDMSLSVEPVMLTKAPCDPTQEEPQPSTSTSHFCIESPLTSGPIATTASPASGCAKEDMENMEPESKRRKKDDDKDYDSCPPQSSCAEVIGAAKGTHGSVLPKPPVEGAKTDKMEESLTCVICQDLLHDCVSLQPCMHVFCAACYSGWMERSSLCPTCRCPVERIRKNHVLNNLVEAYLIQHPEKCRSKEDLKSMDSRNKITQDMLQPKVERSFSDEEGSSDYLFELSDNDSDSSDFSQPLLVCRQCPGYRREVSQVLFATGSNYWFPGLSAPAPVPAPPKPANEEGSAKPTGEQPSTSSDDPSAPPEYCCPPQGCHLICTCCLQPMPERRAEPNSQQVAAQHCVLCQRPFCHMYWGCQRIGCQGCLARFSDLNLTDKCLDGVLNNNNYESEILQNYLSSRGKSWRDLLQEALQGLQQANYCLTDCRISANTVMCFCCGVRAFKELAYKYRQNIPLSELPATVTSRPDCYWGRNCRTQVKAHHAIKFNHICEQTRFKN; via the exons ATGGACAGTTGTGGGAGAGGACGACCATGGGGAAAGCTCGTCAAAGTGGACTCCAGTGAGACAGTCCTGCTTTTCAGCAGGGAATGCACAGTTGGCAGGAAAAAGG GATGTTATCTGTCATTTCCAGCCAGCAAACTGGTGTCAGGAGAGCACTGCAAGATTGTGCAAGATGAAAGCTCGGGCCTGGTGTGGCTTGAAGACATGAG caCTAATGGCACAGTGATCAACATGTCCAAACTGGTCAAGAAGCAAACTCACATGCTGCAGAACGGTGATGTCATCCACTTTGTTTATAGGAAAAGTGAACCAGAACAAA ACATCGCCTATGTTTACCACTCAATCAAAACGGAGCAAGCTATTTCACAACCTTGTTATG ATGTGGAGAGACCAGCACACAGTCCTGCTTCTGTCCCAGCTTCAGACATGTCGCTCTCTGTGGAGCCTGTGATGCTCACAAAGGCTCCTTGTGATCCGACTCAGGAGGAACCTCAACCCTCCACCTCAACTTCCCACTTCTGCATCGAAAGTCCCCTCACTTCTGGTCCCATCGCAACCACAGCCTCTCCCGCCTCTG GTTGTGCGAAAGAAGATATGGAAAATATGGAGCCAGAAAGTAAACGGCGGAAAAAAGATGACG ATAAAGATTATGATTCATGTCCACCACAATCCTCCTGTGCAGAAGTCATCGGTGCAGCTAAGGGAACTCATGGGAGTGTTTTACCCAAACCTCCAGTGGAAGGGGCTAAAACCGACAAGATGGAGGAGTCTCTGACATGTGTTATTTGCCAGGACCTGCTGCATGATTGTGTCAG TTTGCAGCCTTGCATGCATGTCTTCTGTGCTGCCTGCTACTCGGGCTGGATGGAGCGTTCTTCACTTTGCCCCACCTGCCGCTGCCCTGTGGAGAGGATTCGTAAGAACCACGTCCTCAACAACCTTGTGGAGGCTTACCTCATCCAGCACCCAG AAAAGTGTCGCAGTAAGGAGGACCTGAAGAGCATGGACAGCCGTAACAAGATAACTCAGGATATGTTGCAGCCAAAAGTTGAGCGCTCTTTCTCTGATGAGGAGGGAAGCTCAGATTACCTCTTTGAGCTCTCTGACAATGACAGTGACTCTTCAGACTTCAG TCAGCCTCTGTTGGTGTGCAGACAGTGTCCCGGCTACAGGCGGGAGGTCAGTCAGGTGCTGTTTGCTACAGGTTCAAACTACTGGTTCCCCGGTCTGTCCGCTCCAGCGCCTGTACCTGCTCCACCCAAACCAGCAAATGAAGAAGGCTCTGCAAAGCCCACAGGGGAACAGCCCTCAACATCCTCTGATGACCCCTCTG CTCCTCCGGAGTACTGCTGCCCCCCTCAGGGCTGCCATCTCATCTGCACCTGCTGCCTCCAGCCAATGCCAGAAAGACGGGCAGAGCCGAACAGCCAGCAGGTCGCTGCTCAACATT GTGTGCTGTGCCAGCGACCCTTCTGTCACATGTACTGGGGTTGCCAGAGGATTGGCTGTCAGGGCTGTCTGGCTCGATTCAGTG atctcAATCTGACAGACAAATGTTTGGATGGAGTGCTTAACAACAATAACTATGAGTCAGAGATCCTCCAG AACTACCTGTCCTCCCGGGGGAAGTCATGGAGAGATCTTCTTCAGGAGGCTCTGCAGGGTTTACAGCAAGCAAACTACTGTCTGACAG ATTGCCGCATCTCTGCGAACACCGTCATGTGCTTCTGCTGTGGTGTGCGAGCATTTAAGGAGCTGGCCTACAAGTACAGACAGAACATCCCTCTTTCTGAACTGCCAG CTACTGTAACATCTCGCCCTGACTGTTACTGGGGACGCAACTGCCGTACACAGGTGAAGGCTCATCATGCAAT caaATTCAACCACATTTGTGAGCAGACACGTTTCAAGAACTGA
- the LOC109633806 gene encoding serine-rich adhesin for platelets isoform X2, whose amino-acid sequence MTCVTSLGPHVFITTYLLFVMGSVAQKVYFDCGAKVDVVDVQGLILSPGFPYNYSSGTHCVWLFIVPVDYQLILEIFDFDVFESHDSAAQYSAISNFEEEEAYEEGTVTPGSFALDETSSAAKDPLLQSEGDVTKTQKTSQDSGVKQVVVQEQSTKMEITKVSNSAKRSADASSGLSLAPPSSLLLPGAVPSRDKIVNSASLSHLRGDPNTSSNPSTVVEETTLASPHTTDTPAVSPETQQSVLDACPHDVLYISDLITFSSRFCGSNRPPSSQLVFGSNQEMVEVIMELITTTHWGRGFALLFHYHNLTEPGGDLRASAPTTSKVDSLLAAVSGAAFFALILTSALCIIFRPKLCPKRASSCASSNSEVPEGVQNTGAEVSELQLMAENQTILGTTTDLGNNNDSPPHTVSASIDISQNAEVDLSCSGLTELDLGADEVFIVSSAPSPSRLPFSPHTQERFLRHSDTGPSPAGDWPSLVSTSSPTGARSAKDGGSGCSRPRAWSVRTFQDFLPPLPQLHKKWCSWNSTSPFTKLVDSAPSSLTADCRGEDSRKVFSDIHLDAKADTSTISDSSISNASYPLTQPAQRQRRLNSTSNLRRSRFPGPCFGLLSGTADQGKASGAPQSQGSPSEPSSGSSCSTQCQMEGGQAVKRRDFPGEGDHVSVPVFAISEEEDRQPLVSAEHLDQTSVSTVMNGLVRGAYEGKRAAARSTSNSPQNQRARSEWRPWGSQVSGGVGPLPSNTSVAMTESNAVSDSQLCLSQSTALCSVTNQM is encoded by the exons ATGACTTGTGTCACGTCGCTCGGGCCGCATGTCTTCATCACCACGTATCTACTCTTCGTGATGGGCAGCGTCGCACAGAAA GTGTACTTTGACTGTGGTGCCAAGGTGGATGTGGTGGATGTCCAAGGCCTCATTCTGTCTCCTGGCTTCCCCTACAACTACTCCTCTGGGACACACTGTGTGTGGCTGTTCATTGTACCTGTTGATTACCAGCTTATCCTGGAgatatttgactttgatgtgTTTGAAAGCCATGACTCTGCAGCACAATACTCAGCCATCTCTAATTTTGAAGAGGAAGAGGCATATGAAGAGGGGACTGTCACCCCTGGAAGCTTTGCTTTAGATGAAACTTCATCAGCAGCTAAAGATCCTTTGCTTCAGAGTGAAGGGGATGTCACAAAGACTCAAAAGACCTCACAAGATAGTGGCGTCAAGCAAGTAGTGGTCCAGGAACAGTCCACAAAGATGGAAATTACCAAAGTCTCAAATTCTGCCAAAAGATCTGCAGACGCCTCCTCTGGCTTGTCTTTAgcacctccttcctctctcctcttacCTGGGGCTGTGCCTTCAAGAGACAAGATCGTTAATTCAGCCTCCTTGTCTCACCTTAGGGGAGACCCCAACACAAGTTCTAACCCAAGTACAGTTGTGGAGGAAACCACCCTTGCCTCACCACACACTACTGACACTCCAGCCGTGAGCCCCGAAACACAGCAGTCAGTGCTTGACGCCTGTCCTCATGATGTCCTCTACATCTCAGACCTCATCACCTTTTCATCCAGGTTCTGTGGGTCCAACCGCCCTCCCAGCAGCCAGCTGGTTTTCGGCTCCAACCAGGAGATGGTAGAGGTCATCATGGAGCTTATCACTACAACACACTGGGGCCGTGGCTTTGCTCTGCTCTTTCACTACCACAACCTGACTGAGCCAGGAGGGGACCTACGTGCCTCTGCTCCTACAACCAGCAAGGTAGACTCTCTGCTGGCTGCTGTGAGCGGAGCTGCCTTCTTCGCTCTGATACTTACCAGTGCCCTCTGCATCATTTTCAG ACCCAAACTGTGTCCGAAAAGAGCAAGCTCCTGCGCGTCCAGCAACTCGGAG GTGCCAGAGGGCGTCCAGAACACAGGGGCTGAGGTCAGTGAGCTGCAACTGATGGCTGAGAATCAGACCATCCTGGGGACGACCACAGACCTGGGCAACAACAACGACAGCCCACCACACACAG TCAGTGCTTCCATcgacatttcccagaatgcagAGGTGGACCTTTCCTGCAGCGGGTTGACTGAACTCGACCTCGGTGCAGATGAGGTTTTCATTGTATCCTCAGCCCCTAGCCCTAGCAGGCTACCATTCTCACCTCACACG CAGGAGAGGTTTCTGCGACACAGTGACACTGGTCCCAGCCCTGCAGGTGATTGGCCATCGCTAGTTTCCACCAGCTCACCCACCGGTGCCAGATCTGCCAAGGACGGTGGCAGTGGCTGTTCCAGGCCGAGAGCGTGGAGCGTACGCACGTTCCAGGACTTCCTCCCTCCGCTGCCACAGCTGCATAAGAAGTGGTGCAGCTGGAACTCCACCAGTCCCTTCACCAAGCTCGTGGACAGC GCTCCATCCAGTTTGACAGCTGACTGCAGGGGAGAAGACAGCAGGAAGGTCTTCTCTGACATTCACTTGGACGCCAAGGCAGACACAAGCACCATCTCTGACTCATCCATCAGCAACGCCTCCTACCCACTAACACAGCCTGCCCAGCGGCAGCGGCGTCTCAACTCCACCAGCAACCTGCGGCGCTCACGCTTCCCGGGCCCTTGCTTCGGCCTCCTCTCTGGTACAGCAGATCAGGGGAAGGCATCTGGGGCTCCTCAGTCCCAGGGATCACCCTCAGAGCCCAGCTCCGGCTCATCTTGCTCCACCCAGTGTCAGATGGAGGGCGGCCAGGCCGTAAAGAGGCGTGATTTCCCAGGCGAGGGTGATCATGTCAGCGTGCCTGTGTTTGCCATCTCTGAGGAGGAGGACCGCCAGCCTCTGGTCTCAGCTGAGCACCTGGATCAGACGTCCGTCTCTACTGTGATGAATGGACTGGTGAGGGGAGCATACGAGGGGAAGCGGGCTGCAGCGAGAAGCACCAGCAACAGCCCGCAGAACCAGAGGGCCAGGTCTGAGTGGAGGCCATGGGGGAGCCAGGTATCAGGAGGGGTTGGTCCACTCCCTTCCAACACATCAGTCGCCATGACCGAGTCAAACGCAGTCAGTGACAGCCAGCTGTGCCTCAGTCAGTCGACAGCGCTGTGCAGTGTGACCAACCAGATGTGA
- the LOC109633806 gene encoding serine-rich adhesin for platelets isoform X1: MTCVTSLGPHVFITTYLLFVMGSVAQKVYFDCGAKVDVVDVQGLILSPGFPYNYSSGTHCVWLFIVPVDYQLILEIFDFDVFESHDSAAQYSAISNFEEEEAYEEGTVTPGSFALDETSSAAKDPLLQSEGDVTKTQKTSQDSGVKQVVVQEQSTKMEITKVSNSAKRSADASSGLSLAPPSSLLLPGAVPSRDKIVNSASLSHLRGDPNTSSNPSTVVEETTLASPHTTDTPAVSPETQQSVLDACPHDVLYISDLITFSSRFCGSNRPPSSQLVFGSNQEMVEVIMELITTTHWGRGFALLFHYHNLTEPGGDLRASAPTTSKVDSLLAAVSGAAFFALILTSALCIIFRPKLCPKRASSCASSNSEVPEGVQNTGAEVSELQLMAENQTILGTTTDLGNNNDSPPHTVSASIDISQNAEVDLSCSGLTELDLGADEVFIVSSAPSPSRLPFSPHTQQERFLRHSDTGPSPAGDWPSLVSTSSPTGARSAKDGGSGCSRPRAWSVRTFQDFLPPLPQLHKKWCSWNSTSPFTKLVDSAPSSLTADCRGEDSRKVFSDIHLDAKADTSTISDSSISNASYPLTQPAQRQRRLNSTSNLRRSRFPGPCFGLLSGTADQGKASGAPQSQGSPSEPSSGSSCSTQCQMEGGQAVKRRDFPGEGDHVSVPVFAISEEEDRQPLVSAEHLDQTSVSTVMNGLVRGAYEGKRAAARSTSNSPQNQRARSEWRPWGSQVSGGVGPLPSNTSVAMTESNAVSDSQLCLSQSTALCSVTNQM, from the exons ATGACTTGTGTCACGTCGCTCGGGCCGCATGTCTTCATCACCACGTATCTACTCTTCGTGATGGGCAGCGTCGCACAGAAA GTGTACTTTGACTGTGGTGCCAAGGTGGATGTGGTGGATGTCCAAGGCCTCATTCTGTCTCCTGGCTTCCCCTACAACTACTCCTCTGGGACACACTGTGTGTGGCTGTTCATTGTACCTGTTGATTACCAGCTTATCCTGGAgatatttgactttgatgtgTTTGAAAGCCATGACTCTGCAGCACAATACTCAGCCATCTCTAATTTTGAAGAGGAAGAGGCATATGAAGAGGGGACTGTCACCCCTGGAAGCTTTGCTTTAGATGAAACTTCATCAGCAGCTAAAGATCCTTTGCTTCAGAGTGAAGGGGATGTCACAAAGACTCAAAAGACCTCACAAGATAGTGGCGTCAAGCAAGTAGTGGTCCAGGAACAGTCCACAAAGATGGAAATTACCAAAGTCTCAAATTCTGCCAAAAGATCTGCAGACGCCTCCTCTGGCTTGTCTTTAgcacctccttcctctctcctcttacCTGGGGCTGTGCCTTCAAGAGACAAGATCGTTAATTCAGCCTCCTTGTCTCACCTTAGGGGAGACCCCAACACAAGTTCTAACCCAAGTACAGTTGTGGAGGAAACCACCCTTGCCTCACCACACACTACTGACACTCCAGCCGTGAGCCCCGAAACACAGCAGTCAGTGCTTGACGCCTGTCCTCATGATGTCCTCTACATCTCAGACCTCATCACCTTTTCATCCAGGTTCTGTGGGTCCAACCGCCCTCCCAGCAGCCAGCTGGTTTTCGGCTCCAACCAGGAGATGGTAGAGGTCATCATGGAGCTTATCACTACAACACACTGGGGCCGTGGCTTTGCTCTGCTCTTTCACTACCACAACCTGACTGAGCCAGGAGGGGACCTACGTGCCTCTGCTCCTACAACCAGCAAGGTAGACTCTCTGCTGGCTGCTGTGAGCGGAGCTGCCTTCTTCGCTCTGATACTTACCAGTGCCCTCTGCATCATTTTCAG ACCCAAACTGTGTCCGAAAAGAGCAAGCTCCTGCGCGTCCAGCAACTCGGAG GTGCCAGAGGGCGTCCAGAACACAGGGGCTGAGGTCAGTGAGCTGCAACTGATGGCTGAGAATCAGACCATCCTGGGGACGACCACAGACCTGGGCAACAACAACGACAGCCCACCACACACAG TCAGTGCTTCCATcgacatttcccagaatgcagAGGTGGACCTTTCCTGCAGCGGGTTGACTGAACTCGACCTCGGTGCAGATGAGGTTTTCATTGTATCCTCAGCCCCTAGCCCTAGCAGGCTACCATTCTCACCTCACACG CAGCAGGAGAGGTTTCTGCGACACAGTGACACTGGTCCCAGCCCTGCAGGTGATTGGCCATCGCTAGTTTCCACCAGCTCACCCACCGGTGCCAGATCTGCCAAGGACGGTGGCAGTGGCTGTTCCAGGCCGAGAGCGTGGAGCGTACGCACGTTCCAGGACTTCCTCCCTCCGCTGCCACAGCTGCATAAGAAGTGGTGCAGCTGGAACTCCACCAGTCCCTTCACCAAGCTCGTGGACAGC GCTCCATCCAGTTTGACAGCTGACTGCAGGGGAGAAGACAGCAGGAAGGTCTTCTCTGACATTCACTTGGACGCCAAGGCAGACACAAGCACCATCTCTGACTCATCCATCAGCAACGCCTCCTACCCACTAACACAGCCTGCCCAGCGGCAGCGGCGTCTCAACTCCACCAGCAACCTGCGGCGCTCACGCTTCCCGGGCCCTTGCTTCGGCCTCCTCTCTGGTACAGCAGATCAGGGGAAGGCATCTGGGGCTCCTCAGTCCCAGGGATCACCCTCAGAGCCCAGCTCCGGCTCATCTTGCTCCACCCAGTGTCAGATGGAGGGCGGCCAGGCCGTAAAGAGGCGTGATTTCCCAGGCGAGGGTGATCATGTCAGCGTGCCTGTGTTTGCCATCTCTGAGGAGGAGGACCGCCAGCCTCTGGTCTCAGCTGAGCACCTGGATCAGACGTCCGTCTCTACTGTGATGAATGGACTGGTGAGGGGAGCATACGAGGGGAAGCGGGCTGCAGCGAGAAGCACCAGCAACAGCCCGCAGAACCAGAGGGCCAGGTCTGAGTGGAGGCCATGGGGGAGCCAGGTATCAGGAGGGGTTGGTCCACTCCCTTCCAACACATCAGTCGCCATGACCGAGTCAAACGCAGTCAGTGACAGCCAGCTGTGCCTCAGTCAGTCGACAGCGCTGTGCAGTGTGACCAACCAGATGTGA